The Papaver somniferum cultivar HN1 unplaced genomic scaffold, ASM357369v1 unplaced-scaffold_107, whole genome shotgun sequence genome includes a region encoding these proteins:
- the LOC113328005 gene encoding aspartic proteinase CDR1-like produces MSRKNVVSSSINFVTAVVYVSFLLNLATAVKPRGFSMKMIRSDSKKSPMHLRYANLTQEERFQRLVEQSKARARYFASARAAAYNRSISMNPDIARIRLKYMENRHYYIGEVGIDGLCTYKEGYISGPKISGHLAYETLTMKSNTGALGSVEKIVMGCGIDQRNFGPLFGVPEIREGIADSHTYLRFGFDTIIEEGPPNEILTTPIIQDPNFGTPYHLILKDISIGNRSVGFQQSDFELKPDGTGGTIIDSGAPFTTMRMRHFERVEQVLVEYFTDSGIRPADPEPGRDFDTCFDIPVDFTAFPVMTFHFQDADFVIQHWSAYYIQERLLCFGIIGLNDDDPNDVTLGAMQQANKRILHDLHAKVLKFTDERCDDDGS; encoded by the exons atgaGTCGGaaaaatgttgtttcttcttccatCAATTTTGTAACAGCAGTTGTTTATGTTTCATTTCTACTAAACTTGGCCACTGCAGTTAAACCAAGAGGGTTTAGCATGAAGATGATTCGCAGCGACTCTAAAAAATCACCTATGCATCTAAGGTATGCTAATTTAACTCAAGAAGAAAGATTTCAAAGACTCGTCGAACAATCCAAAGCTCGAGCGCGTTACTTTGCATCCGCAAGAGCTGCTGCTTATAATAGAAGCATCTCCATGAATCCCGATATTGCACGTATACGTCTAAAATACATGGAGAACAGACACTATTACATCGGTGAGGTAGGTATAG ACGGGCTCTGTACGTACAAAGAAGGATACATTTCCGGACCAAAAATATCTGGTCATCTTGCTTATGAAACACTCACTATGAAGTCAAACACCGGTGCCCTTGGAAGTGTTGAAAAAATAGTCATGGGCTGCGGTATTGATCAAAGGAATTTCGGACCATTATTTGGTGTTCCTGAGATTCGTGAAG GCATTGCGGATTCACACACGTATTTAAGATTTGGTTTCGACACAATAATTGAAGAAGGACCTCCTAATGAAATACTTACAACTCCAATAATTCAAGACCCGAACTTCGGGACGCCTTACCATTTGATTCTTAAGGATATCAGTATAGGTAACAGAAGCGTAGGGTTTCAACAAAGTGATTTCGAGCTAAAGCCGGATGGAACTGGTGGGACTATCATAGATTCAGGGGCTCCATTTACCACCATGAGGATGCGCCATTTTGAAAGAGTTGAGCAAGTGCTGGTAGAATATTTTACAGATTCTGGTATTCGTCCTGCTGATCCTGAACCTGGCAGAGATTTCGATACTTGTTTTGATATACCGGTCGATTTCACTGCGTTTCCGGTGATGACATTTCATTTTCAGGATGCGGATTTTGTTATTCAACACTGGTCTGCCTATTACATACAAGAGCGCTTGCTATGTTTTGGTATCATTGGCTTGAATGACGACGATCCAAATGATGTTACTCTTGGAGCTATGCAACAAGCTAATAAAAGGATTTTACACGATCTTCATGCCAAGGTACTCAAGTTTACTGATGAGAGATGCGATGATGATGGTTCGTGA